A region of the Thermococcus zilligii AN1 genome:
GTGGGGAGTGGCCATGGAGGTTCCGCTGAGGGTTTTGTAGCTATCATCCGGGTAGGTGCTGAGTATGTTAACCCCCGGAGCGCTGACCTCTGGCCCCCTGTTGCTCCACGATGCAACCCGGTCGCTACTGTCGGTCGCTCCAACCGCTATGACCTCCGGATAGGCCGCCGGATAGCTCGGGCTTGAGGCGCCTTCGTTACCGCTCGCGGCAACTATGACTACCCCCGCCCTGTAGGCCTGAATTATCATGTCGTGCAAATAGCTGTCGTCCGCTGAGCCGCCGAGGGACATGCTTATGACTTCGGCGGCATCATCATCCGGGTCGCCCGCGATGATGCCATCCCCGTCCCTGTCCGCGATTCCATCCGGGCCGAGGATGGCCTGCTCGATTCCAATGGCTATGCCGCTGTATGAACCGCTTCCGCGCGCGTCAAGAACCCTTATCGAGTAAATCTGAACGCCGGGAGCAACGCCCACTACCCCGATATTGTTGTTGAGGGCCGCTATTGTCCCAATCACGTGGCTTTCGAAGAACCAGTGAGTTCCGGGGTAGGGCTCAACACTTTTAACCGCCAGCGGGTATATGTCCAGGTGATGGGCATGTACCGCCTCCTGTACCCGATGCGAACCTATCTGATAGTCTCCGGAAGGGATGAAGAAGTGGACGTCATGGCCGCCGACTGGGTCACGGTGCTATCGAGCAGGCCTTTCCTGATCGGGGTCGCCATATCCCCGAAGCGCTACACCCACGGGCTCGTCGATAGATACGGGGAGTTCGTGGTAAGCGTCCCCGGGCTGGACATGCTCAGGGACGTGTGGATAGCCGGAACAAAGAGCGGCCCCTCAAAGCTCAGGGAGATGAACATCACCCTCGTCCCCTCAAAGGCCGTCTCTACGCCGGGCATAAAGGAGGCCATAGCCAACCTCGAGTGCCGCGTGGTGGACAGGAGAACCTATGGAGATCACACGCTCTTCGTTGGCGAGGTGGTTGGCTACAGCCACAGGGAGGACGCCTTTGAGAACGGCAGGCCCAACCTGCGCTACGGGTTCCTCGCCCACGCCTCATGGGCCGACTTCCTGACCTTTGAGAAGCGCTTTTACAGGCCGGAATAGACATGGCTATAAACCCTTCCCCTTTATCCATGCCCATGGAATACGAAGGCCTGAGGCTCAGGCTCCACCCCCAGGTGTACGAACCCGCCGAGGATACCTTCCTGCTCGCGGAGAACTTGGCAGTTAAGAAAGGCGACGTCGCCCTGGACGTTGGCACGGGGACAGGTCTGATAGCACTCCTGATGGCGAGGAAAGCCAGCTATGTACTCGGCGTTGACATAAACCCGATTGCCGTGGAACTGGCCAGAGAAAACGCCAGGCTGAACGGGATTAAAAACGTCGAGTTCCGCCTCAGCGACCTCTTCGAGAACGTGGAGGGGGAGTTTGACCTGATAACCTTCAACGCCCCCTATTTGCCCGGTGAGCCCGAGGAGCCCATTGATCTCGCCCTCGTTGGCGGGGAGACCGGGAGGGAAGTCCTCGACAGGTTCATAGAGGAGGTGCCGCGCTACCTCAAACCTGGCGGAGTCGTTCAGATAGTCCAGAGCTCGATAACAGGGGTGGAAGAAACCCTCGAAAGACTGAAAAAAGCCGGGTTAACTGCCGGGATTGTCGCCAGGAGACACATCTTCTTTGAGGACATCGTGCTGATAAACGGGAGAAAAAGGGAGTAGCTCACTCGATCTCGAGGAGAGGATTACCGGTGTTTACTGTGGTGCCTTCCTTAACGAGGATTTTCTTAACGGTGCCATCCTTCGGTGCCGTTATTTCGTTCTCCATCTTCATTGCCTCTAAGATGAGCAGTCCCTGGCCGGTTTTGACCCGCTCGCCCTCTTTGACCAGTATTCTGAGAATCCTGCCCGGCATCGGTGCCGTAACGACTCCCTCCACCACTGGATCTGGGGCAGGCGCTGTAACAGGGGCCGCCACCGGAACGCCCGGAGCGGAAACCGGCGCCGTTGCTGGGGAAGGTGCCGTTTTGGGAGCCTGGGCTACCCCGGCTATCTGGGGCAGGTATTTAAGCGCGCCCAAATCAACCCCCTCGATTCCTACCTCGAACTCGACCCCGTTAACGTAGAGCTTGAGCTTTTGGGCGCTTGACGGTATCGATGGAGTCTTTATCCCCCTTTTCCTCCTCTCGAAGAACTCCCTGGCGATCTGCGGGAACAGGCAGTAGGTGAGGACGTCCTCCTCCTTCTCGAGGTAACCGGATTTCTCAAGCTCTTCCCGGCATTTCTCCAGCGTTGGTTCAGGGGGCTCGCTCGCTACGCTAATGGCTTTCTCTTCACCGAGGACGCGCTTTTTCAGCTCAGGGTTTACCTCCGCAGGGGGCCTGCCGTAGAGGCCCCTGATGTATTTCTTGACCTCTTCAGTTATCCTCTCGTACCTGCCGAAGAGGACGTTGAGGACCGCCTGGGTGCCCACGATCTGGCTCGTTGGAGTGACCAGCGGCGGCCAGCCGAGGTCTTCCCTAACGCGCGGTATCTCCTCAAGCACTTCCTGGAGCCTGTCCAGGGCCTTCATCTCCCTGAGCTGGCTTATTAAGTTGGAGTACATTCCGCCGGGAACCTGGTACTCGAGAACGTAGGGGTTGACCATGAGGGCCTCCCTGTGGAGCAGGCCGGAATACTTCTCCTCAAGGAGCTTTTTGAGATAGCTTGAGACCTCGTTAATGAGCCCGTGGTCTAAGGGGCTTTTGGCCTTCTCCGGGAGGACGTGCCATACCGTCTGTATGCCCGGCTGGGCGGTTCCGAAGGCGAGGGGGCTTATGGAGGTGTCTATGAAATCCGCCCCCGCTTCCACGGCCTTGAGGTAGGTCGCCACGGCCATTCCGGTTGTGGAGTGGGTATGGACGTTGACCGGAACGCCGTAGCGCTCCTTTATCTCTCTGACGAGCTCGTAGGCCGCCCAGGGCGTCAAAAGGCCCGCCATGTCCTTTATGGTTATTACATCAACGTCAAGGGCGAGCAACTCTTCGACCTTCTTCAGGTAGTACTCGAGCGTGAAGACCTTGCCCGTCGTGTAGGCTATCGCCCCCTGGACTTCAGCTCCCACTTCCCTGGCCTTCCTTATCGCCACTTCCATGTTCCCGACGTCGTTGAGTGCATCAAAGACCCTGAATATGTCTATTCCGTTCCTGTGGGCCAGCTCCACGAATTTTTCGACTACATCATCCGGGTAGTGCCTGTAGCCAACTAAGTTCTGGCCGCGGAGGAGCATCTGGAGCCTGGTCCTCTTTATGCTCTCCCTTAGCAGCTTAAGCCTCTCCCAGGGATCCTCGTTGAGGTAGCGGATGCAGACATCGAAAGTGGCCCCACCCCAGACCTCCATAGAGTAGAACCCGATTCTGTCCATCTTCTCGGCTATGGCTAACATGTCCTCCGTCTGCAGGCGCGTCGCTATGAGCGACTGGTGAGCGTCCCTGAAGGTGGTGTCTATGATCTGTACCCTCGCCATTTCTCTCACCCGTTCTGGTGTTCTTGCGGGCCTTTTAATGCTTTTCGTTTTGTGACGATACAATATTAGGCAAAAAACGAACAAACCTGTACTGGGATGTCCACTTGCGCCGGCATGAACCAAAAAGAGGAGTTGAAGAGCCTTCACGGGTCGGAATCGACGATTATGAGCTCCACGAGCGCTTCGCTTTCCGGGTTCCTGAGCTTCTCTATTATCCTTCTGTCAATGTCTTTCGCCGCCTTGCTTGCCCTTATCGCCAGCGTCCTCGCGTCTATGTAATCGCTCTTCCTCACGACCATGGAGTAGGGATGGTCGAGTATAAGGCCTGGACTGCCCTCCGCGGTTATCTCCTCCACGAGGTCTCCGACCTTTATCCTGATCAGGAGCTTTCTTCCTTCCCTGAGTGCCCTCTTGAACTCCTCGCCCAGGTCGTTTATTCCCTTGTCCGCTGAGACGCAGATTATGCAGTCTCCCCTTGGCGTTAAATAATCCTCCTTTGTGAACTCGAGGGTCGAGCGGTGGGTG
Encoded here:
- a CDS encoding S8 family serine peptidase, with translation MIGTIAALNNNIGVVGVAPGVQIYSIRVLDARGSGSYSGIAIGIEQAILGPDGIADRDGDGIIAGDPDDDAAEVISMSLGGSADDSYLHDMIIQAYRAGVVIVAASGNEGASSPSYPAAYPEVIAVGATDSSDRVASWSNRGPEVSAPGVNILSTYPDDSYKTLSGTSMATPHVSGVVALIQAAHYKKYGTVLPVGTFEDMSRNTVRGILHTTADDRGPAGWDADYGYGIVRADLAVQAALG
- a CDS encoding flavin reductase family protein translates to MGMYRLLYPMRTYLIVSGRDEEVDVMAADWVTVLSSRPFLIGVAISPKRYTHGLVDRYGEFVVSVPGLDMLRDVWIAGTKSGPSKLREMNITLVPSKAVSTPGIKEAIANLECRVVDRRTYGDHTLFVGEVVGYSHREDAFENGRPNLRYGFLAHASWADFLTFEKRFYRPE
- a CDS encoding HemK2/MTQ2 family protein methyltransferase; the encoded protein is MPMEYEGLRLRLHPQVYEPAEDTFLLAENLAVKKGDVALDVGTGTGLIALLMARKASYVLGVDINPIAVELARENARLNGIKNVEFRLSDLFENVEGEFDLITFNAPYLPGEPEEPIDLALVGGETGREVLDRFIEEVPRYLKPGGVVQIVQSSITGVEETLERLKKAGLTAGIVARRHIFFEDIVLINGRKRE
- a CDS encoding pyruvate/oxaloacetate carboxyltransferase, with amino-acid sequence MARVQIIDTTFRDAHQSLIATRLQTEDMLAIAEKMDRIGFYSMEVWGGATFDVCIRYLNEDPWERLKLLRESIKRTRLQMLLRGQNLVGYRHYPDDVVEKFVELAHRNGIDIFRVFDALNDVGNMEVAIRKAREVGAEVQGAIAYTTGKVFTLEYYLKKVEELLALDVDVITIKDMAGLLTPWAAYELVREIKERYGVPVNVHTHSTTGMAVATYLKAVEAGADFIDTSISPLAFGTAQPGIQTVWHVLPEKAKSPLDHGLINEVSSYLKKLLEEKYSGLLHREALMVNPYVLEYQVPGGMYSNLISQLREMKALDRLQEVLEEIPRVREDLGWPPLVTPTSQIVGTQAVLNVLFGRYERITEEVKKYIRGLYGRPPAEVNPELKKRVLGEEKAISVASEPPEPTLEKCREELEKSGYLEKEEDVLTYCLFPQIAREFFERRKRGIKTPSIPSSAQKLKLYVNGVEFEVGIEGVDLGALKYLPQIAGVAQAPKTAPSPATAPVSAPGVPVAAPVTAPAPDPVVEGVVTAPMPGRILRILVKEGERVKTGQGLLILEAMKMENEITAPKDGTVKKILVKEGTTVNTGNPLLEIE
- a CDS encoding DUF371 domain-containing protein; protein product: MKRDAGNTTSSPRGKLVEIIRCRGHGNVRATHRSTLEFTKEDYLTPRGDCIICVSADKGINDLGEEFKRALREGRKLLIRIKVGDLVEEITAEGSPGLILDHPYSMVVRKSDYIDARTLAIRASKAAKDIDRRIIEKLRNPESEALVELIIVDSDP